A stretch of DNA from Triticum dicoccoides isolate Atlit2015 ecotype Zavitan chromosome 2A, WEW_v2.0, whole genome shotgun sequence:
GTCGGCGCTACAGATACCAATGGTCAGTTACAACCAGCAAAGCAGGTCAAAAATCCTAAGTCAAAGGCAATTTCCTCTCCAGTAATTCAGAATAAAGATGGTGCACATGCCCCAAGTACTTCTGGAAATGCTGAAGACAAGTATCCTTCAGCTCCTGAACAGATACTAGGAGCATCTGCTGCATGCTCGTTAACAGACGTTGGATGCCAGAATGTGGATGCTCCGCCGCAACCGAACGGACTTGTTGGAACAGCTGATGCTATGCCCGGATATTCCCTGTCGTCGCTGTTTCGAAGTATCTGGTCAGACCCATGCCTGGAGTTTGCATTCAGGACTCTTACAGGTGATATCCCTGTCCTTGACAACAACGTAGCTGTTGCAAATTACTTCCTTCCACCACAGGACTTGAACAAGGGGACCGTGCCGCCCAATTGTTCGTCTTCCACTTATGACGGTGCTCGGAAGAACCATGGCCAAGTCGACAGTGTCAGGCTGCCAATGCCAAGGCCATCAGATAAGCTCTACAGCagtggctggttccctccccagtgAACTCCATCTGGGAAATAAGCAACAACTGCCCAAAGTGCAAATAAGAAGGAATCCTTAGTTCAGGTCATAGATAAGCCTCGTAGCGCTCATCGTTAGGGTACCTCGACAATGATGCATGTTTTAATAAAGACTTGTGTCTTGTTGTAACCGCAGTAGATGATCCATCGCTAATATTACCCATCATatggtagactttggcagaactttTGAATCTGTGTAGTAAGTTGACTTGGTAGCAACTCTTTTGTTGTCCGGTTAGCGGATAGAGAAGCCGACGGTACAGAGAAagccccctgattttcatggctggGGTTTTCACTCTGTCTGCCAAAAGCCCTTCCAGTTTAATCATGGATGATGCTTGTAAGACATGTTATGTTAACTGGACTAAGTTATAGGTGGATTTGGCTTCTGTGATTAGTGTCCTTGTGAATGATGGGGTGGTAgcaaatgttgttgtgatgtacccCTCTTCCATTGATTCTTGGAGTACTTTAGGTTAGGGTGGCTGGCAGTGGCATCTCATCCTGTGTTGTGTTATGTTTCTCCGTTTGGTCTGGCATGTACACTGTGGTTGAGTAATAATAAT
This window harbors:
- the LOC119356208 gene encoding uncharacterized protein LOC119356208; amino-acid sequence: MVNTKREPAGEGLPDGWLKEYRPRKVRHGTRARRDKFYIDPTNSYEFRSLKEVHLYLESQDTSDRVVTPNKRKIEDLQVSGNQSQHSGRPSSEPKGVSKGRLAELKLQMAREKDQPLKHESAGREEANVEPKPKGKKQKTEPVKQIAAPVRSSPRLTAVKRDQEANDVPGDALVGATDTNGQLQPAKQVKNPKSKAISSPVIQNKDGAHAPSTSGNAEDKYPSAPEQILGASAACSLTDVGCQNVDAPPQPNGLVGTADAMPGYSLSSLFRSIWSDPCLEFAFRTLTGDIPVLDNNVAVANYFLPPQDLNKGTVPPNCSSSTYDGARKNHGQVDSVRLPMPRPSDKLYSSGWFPPQ